One Nicotiana sylvestris chromosome 12, ASM39365v2, whole genome shotgun sequence genomic window carries:
- the LOC104216435 gene encoding serine/threonine-protein kinase STY46-like, which translates to MVMEDNESCGSRVVDSAPTNSRQHSKKLEVYNEVLRRLKQSNNVEAQQPAFDDELWAHFSRLPTRYALDVNVESAEDVLTHKRLLHLAHDPANRPAFDVRLVQVPPVPDGSSTDSVPFSSANKGISRSVLPLPAFGSSPNLEALALEANKSEVQDGDATVTCGNLLRPMHEITFSTDDKPKLLSQLTSLLSELGLNIQEAHVFSTVDGYSLDVFVVDGWPYEEVEQLRMALKREILRIEKSSPSQSPSESFREEIKTLITCEFDPVTIPCDGVDVWEIDHQLLKFENKIASGSYGDLYKGTYCSQEVAIKILKSERLNTELQKEFAQEVYIMRKVRHKNVVQFIGACTRPPNLCIVTEYMSGGSVYDYLHKQKGSFKLPTLLKVAIDISKGMNYLHQNNIIHRDLKAANLLMDENEVVKVADFGVARVKAQTGVMTAETGTYRWMAPEVIEHKPYDHKADIFSFGVLLWELMTGKLPYEYLTPLQAAIGVVQKGLRPIIPKNTHPKLAELLEKCWQRDPTSRPDFPEIIEMLQQIAKEVADEEDDRRKEKSSSGGFFSALRRGHH; encoded by the exons ATGGTGATGGAGGATAACGAAAGTTGTGGTAGTAGAGTGGTGGATTCAGCGCCGACGAACAGTCGTCAACACAGTAAAAAATTGGAGGTTTACAATGAGGTTCTTCGCCGGCTTAAACAATCCAACAACGTTGAGGCTCAACAGCCTGCTTTCGACGATGAGCTTTGGGCTCACTTCAGTCGCCTTCCTACTAG GTACGCATTAGACGTGAATGTTGAAAGTGCAGAAGATGTACTCACGCATAAGCGGTTACTACATCTCGCACATGATCCGGCTAATAGACCTGCCTTTGATGTCCGGCTGGTGCAG GTTCCTCCAGTTCCTGATGGAAGCTCAACAGATTCTGTTCCATTTAGCTCTGCAAACAAGGGAATTAGCCGAAG TGTCCTTCCTCTACCTGCCTTTGGTTCTTCGCCGAATTTGGAAGCACTTGCTCTTGAAGCTAACAAATCTGAAGTTCAAGATGGGGATGCTACTGTTACTTGTGGAAATTTGCTACG GCCCATGCATGAAATTACATTTTCAACCGATGACAAGCCGAAGCTCCTCAGTCAG TTAACTTCATTGCTATCTGAGCTTGGGCTGAACATTCAGGAAGCACATGTATTTTCCACTGTTGATGGATACTCCCTCGATGTTTTCGTTGTTGATGGTTGGCCCTATGAG GAAGTTGAGCAGCTTCGAATGGCACTGAAAAGGGAAATTCTGAGGATTGAG AAATCTTCACCAAGTCAAAGCCCATCAGAATCTTTTAGAGAGGAGATCAAAACACTGATCACATGCGAGTTTGATCCTGTGACAATACCTTGTGATGGCGTTGATGTCTGGGAAATTGATCATCAACTTCTAAAGTTCGAAAACAAGATTGCTTCTGGTTCATATGGTGACCT ATACAAAGGTACATACTGCAGTCAGGAAGTGGCTATCAAGATCCTCAAATCTGAGCGCTTGAATACAGAATTGCAAAAGGAGTTTGCCCAAGAAGTTTATATCATGAG AAAAGTTCGTCACAAAAATGTTGTGCAATTCATTGGGGCATGTACTAGGCCCCCAAATCTGTGTATAGTGACAG AGTACATGTCTGGAGGAAGTGTATATGACTATTTACACAAACAAAAGGGCAGTTTTAAACTTCCTACTTTGCTCAAAGTAGCAATTGACATATCAAAAGGAATGAATTACCTGCATCAGAATAATATCATACACAGGGACTTGAAGGCTGCCAATCTACTGATGGATGAAAATGAA GTTGTTAAAGTGGCTGATTTTGGTGTTGCCAGAGTGAAGGCACAGACTGGTGTCATGACGGCGGAGACCGGGACCTATAGATGGATGGCCCCTGAG GTTATAGAACACAAACCATATGATCACAAAGCAGATATTTTCAGTTTCGGGGTTCTGTTATGGGAATTGATGACTGGAAAG CTTCCATATGAGTACTTGACCCCACTACAAGCTGCCATTGGAGTGGTCCAGAAG GGGTTGCGACCAATTATTCCCAAAAATACTCATCCAAAACTTGCTGAGTTGCTTGAGAAATGCTGGCAACGAGATCCAACGTCGAGACCTGATTTCCCTGAAATAATAGAGATGTTGCAGCAAATAGCAAAAGAG GTTGCAGATGAGGAAGATGATCGTCGCAAGGAGAAGTCATCATCTGGAGGATTCTTTTCAGCCCTCAGACGTGGACACCACTAA